Sequence from the Syntrophaceae bacterium genome:
GACAGGCAGGATTTACCCTCATTGAACTGATGATCGTTATTGCCATCATCGGTATCCTGGCGGCGATCGCCATTCCGCAGTTCACAGCCTACCGCACAAGGGGCTATGAAGCGGCGGCAAGGTCGGATGTGAAAAACGCCTATACGGCGGCACAGACGTTTTTCACGGGCTCACCGGCTTCCACACTGGATATCGCAATCCTGTCCGCAAGCGGCTTCAAGTCAACGGCCGGCGTCACGACCACGGTTGCGAACGGGGATATATCCACTCTGTCCATCACCTCCGTTCACTCAAGCGGAGGCCGGACCTATTCGGTTAACAGTACCGGCGTCATCTCGCCCTGACGCCGAACGACATTTTTATCATAGAGTGTACGCCGTATGGAGAATGAGAACGGCAATTTTGAGTTTTGCCCAGGGGTTCCCCAGGAAATGCCCCTGCAACTGACCGTTGAGGGAATCGGAACGTTCAAGAGCCTGCTGATCGGAGCGGAGCACGGCCGTTATCTCATTGTGAAACTGCCCCACGTTCCGGACCTCGTCTCGAAACTTTACCAGAAAAATCACGTAATCGTCCGCTATCTCCATGCCGGTAAGGTCTTTGGATTCCGATCAACCCTCATCGGTTCGATCAAGGAACCGGTCCGCCTGTTTGTCCTTTCCTACCCGGAATCCATTGAAAGCCACAACACAAGAAAGAACGAACGGTTCGACT
This genomic interval carries:
- a CDS encoding prepilin-type N-terminal cleavage/methylation domain-containing protein, giving the protein MLNAFRQRRGQAGFTLIELMIVIAIIGILAAIAIPQFTAYRTRGYEAAARSDVKNAYTAAQTFFTGSPASTLDIAILSASGFKSTAGVTTTVANGDISTLSITSVHSSGGRTYSVNSTGVISP